The following coding sequences lie in one Ignavibacteria bacterium genomic window:
- a CDS encoding S8 family serine peptidase, protein MPKKLLLLFAFFLFSGLSFAQTKYLIYFKDKGVKPSLSLSKSSSLFNSAENLLSPRAVERRKKVMGESSYITYEDLPVKDDYIRSLEGLGVKINNVLRWFNAVSAFLTPEELKSVLSLPFVEKLEKVKVLYRPDRNLKPEGPKELGKTGSLMDLDYGNSFRQLNLSDVPQLHQKGITGQGIIIGLLDSGFDWKYHEALYNRTVLAEHDFVFNDDVTANQEQDAPDQDEHGTAVFSIIGGYAPGHLIGAAYGASFILAKTEDVRSETHIEEDNYAAALEWMEGQGVDVTSSSLGYNTFDSPESSYTYADMNGKTAISTLAAEMAFQRGVLTVTAAGNEGNTFWHFITAPADGFYTIAVGAVSQFNVVAGFSSKGPTSDGRIKPDIVAQGSGVYKAVSQTQNYYSYGSGTSFATPIASGCAALVLSAYPYLTNFELRRILQITSDNASSPDSLRGYGLVSALRAIEYPNLENSRSGLVLHKAFLDSDGVKPESVEMFYSFGDSNFTPLPVNHLNQTFYTVKLPSNNTKNLRFYFTYTNSLGNPVRSPLTGNFSLEDSSFTPAGVPESFALSQNYPNPFNTSTRIDFSAYANENAKLVIYDILGQQVMAYDLITKNGKNSVIWNGINQYGSHCSSGIYLYSLKLNGSLYTKKMILLK, encoded by the coding sequence ATGCCGAAGAAATTACTTTTACTTTTTGCATTCTTTCTTTTCTCAGGTTTGTCTTTTGCTCAGACAAAGTACCTGATATACTTTAAGGATAAAGGGGTAAAACCTTCTTTGTCTTTATCCAAGTCTTCTTCGTTATTTAACTCTGCGGAAAACCTCCTGAGCCCGAGGGCAGTCGAAAGACGCAAAAAGGTTATGGGCGAGAGTTCCTACATTACTTACGAGGACCTTCCCGTCAAAGATGACTATATTCGCTCATTAGAGGGCCTTGGGGTCAAAATAAACAACGTCCTAAGGTGGTTTAATGCCGTAAGCGCATTTCTCACTCCTGAGGAGCTTAAAAGCGTTTTAAGCCTCCCCTTCGTCGAAAAGTTAGAAAAGGTTAAAGTGCTTTATAGACCGGACCGCAATCTGAAACCGGAGGGCCCGAAGGAGCTTGGGAAAACCGGCAGCCTTATGGACCTCGATTACGGCAACTCTTTCAGACAGTTGAACCTCTCCGACGTTCCTCAGCTGCATCAGAAGGGTATAACGGGACAGGGGATTATAATCGGACTCCTCGACTCGGGATTTGACTGGAAGTACCACGAGGCACTGTATAACAGGACAGTCCTTGCCGAACACGACTTTGTCTTTAATGACGATGTTACAGCAAACCAGGAGCAGGATGCACCTGATCAGGATGAGCACGGAACGGCTGTTTTCTCAATCATCGGCGGCTACGCGCCCGGCCACCTCATAGGTGCGGCATATGGCGCCAGCTTCATACTTGCTAAAACAGAGGACGTAAGGAGTGAAACACACATTGAGGAGGATAACTACGCGGCTGCACTGGAATGGATGGAAGGCCAGGGCGTGGATGTTACGAGCAGCTCTTTGGGTTATAATACCTTTGATTCTCCTGAATCTTCTTACACTTATGCCGACATGAATGGAAAGACTGCTATTTCAACTCTGGCGGCCGAAATGGCATTCCAGCGCGGTGTCCTTACCGTTACCGCCGCCGGTAACGAGGGGAACACTTTCTGGCACTTTATTACGGCTCCGGCAGACGGATTCTATACTATTGCAGTCGGGGCAGTCTCACAGTTTAATGTTGTGGCGGGCTTCAGCTCAAAAGGCCCTACGTCCGACGGACGCATAAAACCGGACATTGTAGCCCAGGGGTCAGGCGTCTATAAGGCCGTATCCCAAACGCAGAACTACTACTCCTACGGCAGCGGAACCTCCTTTGCAACTCCCATCGCTTCAGGATGCGCGGCTCTGGTTCTGTCTGCTTATCCTTACCTTACAAATTTCGAACTTAGGAGGATACTGCAGATCACAAGCGACAATGCCTCGTCTCCCGATTCCTTAAGAGGCTACGGACTGGTCTCTGCCTTGCGGGCAATTGAATACCCGAACCTCGAGAACTCGCGCTCGGGACTCGTTCTTCATAAGGCATTCCTCGATTCCGATGGCGTAAAGCCTGAAAGCGTGGAGATGTTTTATTCTTTTGGCGATTCAAATTTCACGCCTCTTCCGGTTAATCACCTGAACCAGACTTTTTATACCGTGAAGCTGCCGTCAAATAACACAAAAAACCTCCGTTTTTATTTTACATATACCAATAGCCTTGGGAATCCTGTGCGCTCGCCGCTTACGGGAAACTTCAGCCTGGAAGACAGCTCCTTTACCCCTGCGGGCGTCCCTGAATCATTTGCCCTATCGCAGAACTATCCGAACCCTTTTAATACTTCAACAAGGATCGACTTCTCAGCTTATGCAAACGAGAACGCTAAACTGGTTATTTATGACATACTTGGCCAGCAGGTTATGGCTTATGATCTGATAACAAAAAACGGGAAGAATTCGGTTATATGGAACGGCATTAACCAGTATGGATCACACTGCTCAAGCGGAATATATTTGTATTCCTTAAAGCTTAACGGGAGCCTCTACACAAAGAAAATGATCCTCCTGAAATAA
- a CDS encoding polysaccharide deacetylase family protein has protein sequence MITNRKWLPVVLLRLMMLASAFYVCSCDVRINEIEDNSGYNFHYQGTGGVTITWDDNSVDEWFSTRELFKKYGAKCTFFVCNFCSLNQEEIRKLKILKDEGHEIACHSLMHKDAVLYYMDYGTESYIKNEILPALDSMRLKGFSPETFAYPNGSRNSETDEALLKYFRVIRGTTYGSRGVLYSWGRTRILQAAGIDNSYNIQLESIYSMLKEASDSSQVAVFYGHRISDSANNTAYYCTSRDRLEAVLKRASELHLHFYTASELDVRNMADTYSSSIKASQKNYFNK, from the coding sequence ATGATTACTAATAGAAAATGGCTTCCTGTTGTGCTCCTCCGCCTCATGATGCTTGCATCTGCCTTTTATGTCTGCAGCTGCGACGTCAGGATAAACGAAATAGAGGATAATAGCGGATATAACTTCCATTACCAGGGGACGGGGGGAGTGACAATTACCTGGGATGACAATTCTGTTGACGAATGGTTTAGTACACGGGAGCTGTTCAAAAAATATGGCGCAAAGTGCACCTTTTTTGTATGTAACTTCTGCAGCCTGAATCAGGAAGAAATAAGAAAGCTTAAGATCCTCAAGGACGAAGGACATGAAATAGCCTGCCATTCTCTTATGCATAAAGATGCAGTGCTCTATTATATGGATTACGGGACTGAAAGCTACATTAAAAACGAAATACTTCCGGCCCTGGATTCTATGCGCCTGAAAGGGTTTTCTCCTGAAACTTTTGCCTACCCTAACGGCTCCAGGAATTCCGAAACAGATGAGGCGCTCTTAAAGTATTTCAGAGTAATCAGAGGTACAACCTATGGCAGTAGGGGAGTGTTATATTCATGGGGAAGAACAAGAATCCTTCAGGCTGCAGGCATAGACAATAGTTATAACATTCAGCTTGAATCAATATACAGCATGCTTAAGGAGGCTTCTGACAGCAGCCAGGTAGCAGTCTTCTACGGACACAGAATTTCAGACTCTGCAAACAATACCGCTTACTACTGCACATCGCGCGACCGCCTGGAAGCAGTGCTTAAGCGGGCATCAGAGCTTCACCTTCATTTCTATACCGCCTCTGAACTTGATGTAAGAAATATGGCAGACACTTATAGCAGCAGTATAAAAGCGAGTCAAAAGAATTACTTCAATAAGTAG
- the lepB gene encoding signal peptidase I, translating to MTFKEGARRFLGIKTEEELNQVKTPQEKFRNFVETLVFALIGALLIKTFLLESSRIPTGSMENTILVGDFVLVNKVIYGSTTPRNIPFTNISLPHFSFPSIREPKAKDVVVFDWPGYTNDLEPSEIMSYVKRLIGMPGDTVKIVDKVVFVNGREFWRPPHIQYVSPQTIPAGIANPRIFPPGAPWNEDNYGPLVVPKKGDVIHLSPSNLEQWRTIIDREFGRRVVKLSGNQITIDGKPADSYKLTKDYYFMMGDNRDNSLDSRFWGFVARDRVIGEAAIVYWSWDPSIPFSDFFELLGSVRLNRIARIIH from the coding sequence TTGACTTTTAAGGAAGGTGCCCGGCGGTTCCTGGGCATTAAAACAGAAGAAGAATTAAATCAGGTTAAAACACCGCAGGAAAAATTCAGGAACTTCGTTGAGACCCTTGTCTTTGCCCTGATCGGTGCGCTGCTTATTAAAACATTTTTGCTGGAGTCATCCAGAATACCCACGGGCTCAATGGAAAATACAATCCTGGTGGGGGATTTTGTCCTGGTAAACAAGGTGATCTACGGCTCAACTACACCAAGAAATATCCCGTTTACTAATATTTCACTTCCTCACTTTAGCTTCCCTTCAATCAGGGAGCCTAAGGCTAAGGACGTGGTTGTCTTCGACTGGCCGGGTTACACAAACGACCTGGAGCCGAGCGAAATAATGAGCTACGTTAAAAGACTCATCGGCATGCCGGGCGATACGGTTAAAATTGTCGACAAAGTCGTCTTCGTTAACGGCAGGGAATTCTGGCGCCCGCCTCACATACAGTACGTGAGCCCACAGACTATACCGGCCGGAATCGCAAACCCCAGGATTTTCCCCCCCGGAGCACCCTGGAATGAGGATAACTACGGACCTTTAGTCGTTCCTAAAAAGGGAGACGTGATTCACCTTTCCCCGTCTAACCTGGAGCAGTGGAGGACAATTATAGACAGGGAATTCGGACGCCGCGTGGTTAAACTCTCGGGAAACCAGATTACTATTGACGGCAAACCTGCCGATTCATATAAGCTGACAAAGGACTATTACTTTATGATGGGTGATAACAGGGACAATAGCCTCGACAGCCGCTTCTGGGGCTTCGTTGCCCGCGACAGGGTTATCGGCGAGGCTGCTATCGTCTACTGGTCATGGGACCCGTCTATACCTTTTTCAGATTTCTTCGAACTCCTGGGCTCAGTCAGGCTTAACCGCATTGCCAGGATAATTCATTAA
- the lepB gene encoding signal peptidase I: MSFSDDLEKYEEAQAGEDFIEEKSPAERLRMFSKALFYAILAAFVLKTFVVEAFRIPTGSMEKTLLVGDFLLVNKFIYGASTPRRIPFTELEIPRVTLPAFKDPERKDVVVFEYPGDRDQVRPQERVNYIKRLIGVPGDTIRIVNKVVFVNGKEFFRPPGIQYVSSHTKPAEEAEYRIFPRGAFWNEDNYGPVVVPKKGQTVELNYRNIELWRTIINRELDSEAVRVEGRNIYILDKPASKYTVQKNYYFMMGDNRDDSADSRFWGFVPRDKIIGKAFIVYWSWDPAKTNILDILASVKWNRVARLIR; this comes from the coding sequence TTGTCCTTTTCCGATGACCTTGAAAAATATGAGGAAGCTCAAGCCGGAGAGGATTTTATCGAAGAAAAATCTCCTGCTGAAAGACTCAGAATGTTTTCAAAGGCTCTTTTTTATGCCATTCTGGCGGCCTTTGTACTTAAAACATTTGTCGTTGAAGCTTTCCGGATACCTACAGGCTCAATGGAAAAAACCCTCCTTGTAGGTGACTTTCTCCTTGTGAATAAATTTATCTATGGCGCCTCCACACCAAGACGCATTCCCTTTACAGAACTGGAAATCCCCCGCGTTACACTCCCGGCTTTTAAGGATCCTGAAAGAAAGGACGTCGTTGTCTTTGAATACCCGGGCGACCGCGACCAGGTAAGGCCGCAGGAAAGGGTTAACTATATCAAACGCCTCATAGGTGTTCCGGGCGATACAATCAGAATCGTGAATAAAGTCGTTTTCGTCAACGGAAAGGAATTCTTCAGGCCCCCGGGCATCCAGTACGTAAGTTCGCATACAAAGCCCGCTGAAGAGGCCGAATACAGGATTTTCCCCAGGGGCGCTTTCTGGAATGAGGATAATTACGGGCCCGTGGTCGTTCCGAAAAAAGGGCAGACTGTGGAGCTTAACTACAGAAATATTGAGCTCTGGCGCACTATTATTAACAGGGAACTCGATTCGGAAGCAGTCAGAGTTGAGGGCAGGAATATTTATATTCTCGATAAGCCAGCCAGCAAATATACGGTCCAAAAAAATTATTACTTTATGATGGGCGACAACCGCGACGACAGCGCCGACAGCCGCTTCTGGGGCTTCGTGCCGAGAGATAAAATCATCGGCAAGGCTTTTATCGTCTACTGGTCATGGGACCCGGCAAAGACAAATATTCTGGACATTCTGGCAAGCGTAAAATGGAACCGCGTGGCACGCCTTATCCGTTAG
- a CDS encoding radical SAM protein, whose translation MQELVLDQKNLYRLPWTLPDNAISWLEPTSLCNLSCDGCYRENEANSHKSLDVIKKELDVFGKLRITDGVSIAGGDPLLHPEILDIVREVAKRRMKPIINTNGLALTKELLLELKEAGVFGFTFHIDSKQNRPKWKNKNELELNELRLYYAQMLREAGNISCSFNATVYEDTLQYVPEMVEWAQKHIDIVQVMVFIAYRQIVPQMPMDWYVGGQKVEMNHFWYSTQDKRRVDILSTDVLAKVREKFPEFNPCGYLNGTEKPDSFKWLLSIRVGNKNSIMGYMGSKFIELMQTQYHFWQGKYLAYAAPNFTSMGKSILLLWPFDKGVRKAAGKFLRAVFTNPLNLFKGLHFQSIMMIQPVDFMEDGGQNMCDGCPDITVWEDKLVWSCRLEEPKKFGCFVRTVPRKDQAF comes from the coding sequence ATGCAGGAACTTGTACTTGATCAGAAAAATCTCTACCGTCTGCCCTGGACGTTGCCGGACAATGCTATCTCATGGCTGGAACCGACTTCGCTCTGCAACCTGAGCTGCGACGGCTGCTACCGCGAAAATGAAGCCAACTCACACAAATCCCTCGATGTAATTAAAAAAGAACTGGATGTGTTTGGAAAGCTGAGAATTACCGACGGCGTTTCAATAGCCGGCGGCGACCCTCTGCTGCACCCCGAAATCCTTGATATAGTGCGCGAAGTGGCAAAACGCAGGATGAAGCCTATTATTAATACTAACGGCCTGGCCCTTACAAAAGAGCTCCTCCTGGAGCTTAAAGAAGCGGGCGTCTTCGGCTTTACTTTCCATATAGACAGCAAACAGAACCGTCCCAAATGGAAAAATAAGAACGAACTGGAATTAAATGAACTAAGGCTGTACTATGCACAAATGCTCCGCGAGGCAGGAAACATATCCTGCTCATTTAATGCTACTGTTTACGAGGATACGCTTCAGTATGTGCCGGAGATGGTCGAATGGGCTCAAAAACACATCGATATCGTCCAGGTAATGGTTTTTATTGCCTACAGGCAGATTGTTCCGCAAATGCCCATGGACTGGTACGTTGGAGGCCAAAAGGTGGAGATGAACCACTTCTGGTATTCCACTCAGGATAAAAGAAGAGTGGATATTTTATCCACAGACGTACTGGCAAAGGTTCGGGAGAAATTCCCCGAATTCAACCCCTGCGGGTACTTAAACGGAACAGAAAAACCCGATTCATTTAAGTGGCTGTTGTCCATTAGGGTAGGAAATAAAAATTCCATAATGGGCTACATGGGCTCAAAATTCATTGAGCTGATGCAGACCCAGTATCACTTCTGGCAGGGGAAATACCTTGCCTATGCCGCTCCTAACTTTACAAGTATGGGTAAAAGCATCCTTTTACTCTGGCCTTTCGATAAGGGAGTAAGAAAAGCTGCCGGAAAGTTTCTGAGGGCAGTATTCACTAATCCACTTAACCTCTTTAAGGGGCTTCATTTCCAGTCCATTATGATGATTCAGCCGGTTGACTTTATGGAAGACGGGGGACAGAATATGTGCGACGGCTGCCCCGATATAACCGTGTGGGAGGATAAACTGGTCTGGAGCTGCCGCCTGGAAGAACCCAAAAAGTTCGGCTGCTTCGTTAGAACAGTCCCTAGAAAAGACCAGGCTTTCTGA
- a CDS encoding O-methyltransferase, translated as MENIICPEQQAYLESIRREEDPLILEMEQYAKEHRVPVLDWKSVEFLEQLILIYRPKRVLEIGTAIAYSSIHIARCLRKKGRLFTIEHSADNLKLAEDNIRQSGYIDKIKLVEGNALDVMPKMKKKFDFIFLDADKEDYKALFDLSMVLLKKGGVMFVDNLLWHGYTASKQVPKKFQTSTGHIRKFNEEFLSHPDLNASILPIGDGIGLGVKKR; from the coding sequence ATGGAAAATATTATTTGTCCTGAACAGCAGGCATATCTGGAATCCATTAGAAGGGAAGAGGACCCCCTCATTCTTGAGATGGAGCAGTACGCAAAAGAACACAGGGTCCCGGTGCTCGACTGGAAATCCGTCGAGTTCCTGGAACAGCTCATACTTATCTACCGCCCCAAAAGAGTGCTCGAAATAGGAACGGCTATTGCGTATTCCTCAATTCATATAGCACGGTGCCTAAGAAAAAAAGGCAGACTCTTTACAATTGAACATAGCGCCGATAACCTGAAACTGGCTGAAGATAACATCAGACAATCAGGCTATATAGACAAGATTAAACTGGTTGAAGGCAATGCACTGGACGTAATGCCCAAAATGAAGAAAAAGTTTGACTTCATTTTCCTCGATGCCGATAAGGAGGACTATAAGGCACTGTTCGACCTGTCCATGGTGCTCCTGAAAAAAGGAGGCGTTATGTTTGTCGATAACCTCCTCTGGCACGGCTATACCGCCTCTAAACAGGTCCCTAAGAAATTTCAAACCTCAACCGGACACATCAGGAAGTTCAATGAGGAATTTCTATCACACCCGGATCTGAATGCCTCCATTCTTCCCATTGGCGATGGTATAGGCCTTGGCGTAAAGAAAAGATAA